One Archangium violaceum genomic window, GGGTGAGCCGCAGGAAGAGGGACTCGAGCTTCTCCACCCCACGGTCCAACCGGAGCAGTTCCAGCCCCGCATCCACCACCGCCCGGGCCACCTTCGGCCGCAGGTCCGCCGGGGCCTCCACCCGGAGCGTCACCACGCCCTCCGCCTCGCCCATCACGCGCACCGGCCCCATTCCCTCGAGCGCCGCCAGCACCCGCGTCCGTTCGCCCCGCACCTCCACCTCGATGAACCCCCCGCCGCCCAGGCGCTGGCCCAGCTCCTCCTCGGTGCCCTGGGCCACGAGCTCCCCGTCCTTGATGACCAGGAGCCGATCACACGTCTGGCTGATCTCCGGCAGCAGGTGGCTGGAGACGAGCACCGTGTGCGCGCCCCGCAGCCCGCGGATGAGCGAGCGCATCTCCACCATCTGCCGCGGATCCAGGCCGCTGCCCGGCTCGTCGAGGATGAGCAGCGCCGGACGATGGACGAGCGCCTGCGCCACGCCCACACGCTGCCGGTACCCGTGGCTCAGCGAGGAGATGGGCGCGTCGTGCACGTCACGCAGTCCCGTCTTCTCCTCGGCCTCGGCCACACGGGCGGACACCTCGCGCGAGGACACGCCGCGCAGCCTCGCCACGAAGGCGAGGAACTCCCCCACCTCCATCTCGTCGTACAGCGGCGGCGTGTCCGGGAGGTAGCCGATGCGCTGGCGCACCTCGTGGGGATGGCTCACCACGTCGTAGCCATCGATGACGGCCCGCCCCGAGGTGGGCAGCAGCACGCATCCGAGAATCTTCAAGGTGGTCGTCTTGCCCGCGCCGTTGAGTCCCAGGAAGCCGATGACCTCGCCCCGGCCGATGCGGAAGGAGAGCTCGCGGATGGCCGCGTGGCCGCCGTAGTACCGGGTCAGCCCCTCGACGTCGATCATCCAAGCGGACTCCTTGTCAGCCCATGGCGGAAACGCGGCCCCTCCGTCGTCTTCCCGAGTGTGAAGCGCAGGGCCTGCTCCAGCGAGGGATGGAGGAAGGTGAAGCCCTGATTCTCGGCCACCTCGGGGCGGACGCGCGAGCTGACGAGGAGCGTCTCCTGGCCCATCTCCCCGAAGAGGGCCCGCACGGCGGTGGCCGGCAGCGGGAAGAGCGCCGGCCGGGAGAGCACCTGGCCAAGCGTCCAGGCGAGCTCCTCCTGCCGCACGGGGTTTGGCGCCACCGCGTTGACGGGCCCTCGCATTCCCTCGGAGAACAGGGCGAAGTGGACGAGGCCGATGACGTCCTCGAGGGACACCCAGCTCATCCACTGCTTGCCGTTCCCGAGGCGTCCTCCGCCTCCGGCCTGGAAGGCGTGCAGCATCTTCGCCAACGCGCCGCCCCGGGCGCTCAGCACCACGCCCAGGCGCAGGTGCACCACGCGAATGCCGGCCTGCTCCGCGGGGGCCGTGGCCGCCTCCCACTCCCGGGTGACGTCGGCGAGGAACCCCTCCCCGGACGAGCTGGACTCGGTGAGCACCTCGTCGCCCCGGCTGCCGTAGAAGCCCATGGCCGACGCGCTCACCAGGACCCGCGGCGGACGCGCCAGACGCGCGAGCGACTCGCACAGCACCCGGGTGCCATCGATGCGGCTGCGGCGGATGAGGGCCTTGTACTCCGGCGTCCAGCGGCTCTCGGCGATGGGCGCCCCGGCCAGGTGCACCACCGCGTCCACGCCCTCCAGCGCGATCAGATCCATCTCACCCTGGCCCGGTGCCCAAACGATCTCCCCGGCTCCCGGTTGGCCCCGCACCAGCCGCCGCACCCGGTGGCCTCCCGTGGTGAGGAAGGGCACCAGCGCGCTCCCCACCAGCCCCGACGCGCCGCTCACCGCCACCGTCAGCGACTCGTGCCCGGCGAAGGCCGCGTGGCGCCGCAGATCCTCCCGGGTCACCGCGTGGCGATACGCGAACATCCGCTCCAACCGGTGCCGCGCGTAGCCGCCGCCAAACACGCGCCCGAGCGTCCCCACCGGCAGCGCGTACTCCACGTCGTCCTCCAGCACCGCGCCCCCCGCGGCCTCGTTCCACATGCGATGCGTGTGGACCCACCGGGCGAAGGGCCCCGACTCCTGCATGTCCTGGAAGAGCGAGCCGGGAATGTAGCGGGTGTGCCTCGCCGTCCACTGCAGGGGCACCGGCCCCACGCGCATGCGCAACACCAAGCGCGTACCCTCGCGGATGCCATCGCCCTGCTTCTCCACCACCTCCACGGGCTCCCAGGGGGGCGTCAGACGCTGGAAGGCTCCCTCGCGGGCGTGCCAGGCGAAGACCGCCTCGGCATCCACGGGCATCTGGCTGCGAGCTTCGAATAGCTGCGACTTGCCCATCATCCCCTCCGAGAGCCAGATTGCGGCCGACAGGCATGATTACCCCGGACATCCTCACACGCGCAGTGGAAACACTCCGGCGCGGCGGCGTCATCGCCCTGCCCACGGAGACGGTCTATGGGCTGGCGGCCAATTGCGAGGACGAGCTGGCCGTGCGCCGCGTCTTCGCCATCAAGGGACGCCCCGCCACCCACCCGCTCATCGTCCACGTGGCCCGCGCCGAGGAGCTACCCTCCTGGGCCCGCCACGTCCCCGAGGAGGCCTGGCTTCTGGCCAGGGCCTTCTGGCCGGGGCCCCTCACCCTGGTGCTCCCTCGCACCTCGCGCGCCACGGATGCCGTGACGGGTGGCCAGGACACGGTGGCGGTCCGCGTCCCCCACCACCCCGTGGCCCTGGCCGTGCTGGACGCCCTGGGCGGCGGCGTGGCCGCTCCGAGCGCCAACCGCTTCGGCAGGGTGAGCCCCACCACCGCGGAGCACGTGCGGGCGGACCTGGGGGACGAGGTGGACCTCATCCTCGACGGAGGCCCGTGCACGGTGGGCGTGGAGTCCACCATCGTCGATTTGAGCGGCAAGGAGCCGGCGGTGCTGCGCCCCGGAGGCCTGGCGGTGGAGGAGCTCGAGCGCGTCCTGGGGCGCGAGGTGCCGGTGCGGACCTCGGCCACGGTGCGCGTCTCGGGCAGCCTCGCCTCGCACTACGCGCCCCGGGCGGGGGTGGTGCTCTCCGAGCCCGCGGACGTCGTGGCTCGCGTGGAGGCCCTGCGCGCCCAGGGCCGGAGCGTCGGAGTGATGGGCCCGGCGAGCCTCACGCTGCCCCAGGGAGTGCCCCGCTACGACGTGCCGGAAGATCCGGCCGGCGCGGCACGCGTCCTCTACACCCGGCTGCGCGAGGCGGATCTCCAGGGCCATGACGTCCTGGTGGCCTGCCTGCCTCGCGCCGAGGGCCTCGGCATCGCCGTGAGGGATCGGCTCGCCCGAGCCGCCGCGCCCCGGCCCCCCGGTACCTGACGGGAAGTACTCAGGGTCTGGGAAACCAGACCCCGCGTGCACCCACCGGAACACTGCCGTAGACTCTCGAACACCTGAAGTCCGGAATCCCTCCAGCCTCCCTACCAGGAGCCTCTTCGTGAACCGGCGCCTCCTCGGCCTGCTCGCCGCCCTTTCCCTGACCTCCGCATGCAAGGATGAGCCCGTCGGCAAGATGGAGCCCATCCCCCGCCCGCCCGGCACGCCCGCCGCCCCGGCGAAGCAGGCCACGGCCCCGAAGCCGGCCCCCGCGCCCGAGCCGCCCCCGGATCCCTCCAAGGTGGTGCTGCGTTGGAAGCTCGACGCCCCCACCGCCTTCCGCCTCACCACCACCGCCTCCGAGTCCGCGCCGCCGCCTCCGGCCGCCAAGGGCAGGAAGGGCAAGGCGGCCGAGTCCCCCTCGGTGAAGGAGAGCGAGACGTCCTCCATCTTCGTCCTGCGGCAGACCGAGTCCGGCGACTACGCCTTCCGCATCGTCCCGCAGGGGCCGGGCGGCGAGGCGGATCAGGGCACCATGAGTGAGCGCGGCTTCGTGCTGGACGGGCTCGCCGGGCCGCTGCGCAACACGGCGGTGCTGGTGCTGGAGCTGCCGCGAGACGCGGTGGGCCCAGACACCACCTGGATGCTCGGGACGAACCTGGTGGACCCGAGCTCCATCCCTGGCTTCATGGAGAAGAAGGCCGAGCGGCGCAACCAGGTGAAGCTCACCGCGCTCACCCCGGCCGAGAACGGAGAGCAGGTGGCGACACTCGAGTACGAACTCTCCGAGCACATCGCCGGGCAGCTGCGCCCCATCCGCTCGCCCTTCAAGAAGAAGCCCGCGGCGGCCACCGGGAAGGACGGCGAGGGCGAACACGAGGGCGAGGCCTCGTCGGCAGCGGGCCTCCAGGACGCCTCCGCCGAGGTGCGGGTGAAGGGCCGGGGCGAGTTCCTCGTGAAGGCGGGCCGCTGGCGCTCCTGGGAGGCCACGCTCACCACGAGCACCGAGGGCACCACCGTGCCCGGCCTGGCCAATGGCGAGCGCGTGATGCGCCTCACCCCGCTCGATTCGGTACCGCAGGAGCTGCTGCAGCCGCAGGCGAAGAAGTAGCCACTGCCTCCGACTCGCGCACGAGCTGGACCACGGCGTCCACCCATGCGGGGTGCGAGTTGAGCGAGGGGACGAGGGTGAGCGACTCGCCCCCGCTCGCGAGGAACTGCTCTCGCCCGCGAATGGCCACCTCTTCCACCGTCTCCAGGCAGTCGGCGACGAAGGCGGGGCACATCACCGCCAGGCGTTTCACCCCGCGCGCGGCCAGCTCCGGCAGCACCACGTCCGTGTAGGGCTGAACCCACGGGGTACGCCCCAGGCGGGACTGGAAGGACACGCTCCACCCGTCGGGCGAGAGCCCCAGCCGCTTCGCCAGTCCCCGCGCCGTGGCGAAGCACTGGGCCCGGTAGCAGTGGCGGTTGGCCTCCGTGAGGGCGTCACAGCACCCCGCGGAGGCCAGGCAGTGCGAGCCCGAGGCATCGGTGCGGCGCACATGGCGCTCGGGCACACCGTGGAAGCTGAAGAGGACGTGCTCCGCCCGCGCGTCGGAGATGACGGGGCGCGCCACCTCCGCGAAGGCGTCCAGGAACGCCGGGTGCCCGTGGAAGGCGGGCACCGCCCGCACGTTGGGCACGTCCCAGGGCTCGGACAGCACCTCGTAGGTGCGCGCCAGCGAGGAGCCCGAGGAGGACGGGGCCTCCTGCGGATAGAGCGGCAGCACGGTGAAGTCCGCCACGCCCCGCGCCCGCAGCCGCGCCACCGCGTCCGGCAGCGAGGGGTTGCCGTAGCGCATGGCCAGTTCCACCTCGTACTCACCGGCGAGCCGCTCGGCCACCGCCTTCTCCAGGGCGCGCGAGTGCACCATCAGCGGCGAGCCCTGCTCCGTCCAGATGGTGCGGTAGGCGTGCGCGCTCTTGGGCGAGCGGAAGGGAAGGATGATGAAGTTGAGCAGGAACCAGCGGCCCACCGGGTGGATGTCCACCACGCGCGGATCACCGAGGAACTCGCGGAGGTAGCGGCGCACGGCGCCGGTTTCAGGGGCATCCGGCGTACCCAGGTTGATGAGCAGCAACCCCTTGCGTGCGGGAGTCATGGCCGGTCAGTGCAGGGAGTGGGGTTGGGTGAGGGCGAACTCACCGATGCGCGCCTCGAACTGGCGTCCGTCCGCGCGCTCCATGGTGTAGGAGCCGCGCATGGAGCCAAAGGGCGTGCGCAGCTGCGCCCAGCTCGTGTACTCGAAGCGCTCCCCGGGACCCAGACGAGGCTGCTTGCCCACCACGCCCTCGCCCTTCACCTCTTCCACCTTTCCGGTGGCGTCGGTGATGATCCAATGGCGGCTGCGCAACTGCGCCACATCCTGGCCCGTGTTGATGATCTCCACCGTGTACATGAAGGCGTACTGGTGGGACTCGGGGGCGCTCCGCTCCGGCCAGTAGCTGGGCTTGACGGTGACGCGAATGCCTTCGGTGGTAACGGAGGACATGGCACACAATTGGCTGGCTCGGCGCCCGGACGCAAGCCAAACGAACCAGCCACTCAGGGGCTCAGGAGTTGGCCCCTTCCCGGTCCCGCCCCGGCTGCGCTGGCTGGGCGGGCGGCTCGGGAGCCTCCACCTTGGGCCAGATGAGCGAGGCCACGATGGAGGCCACCAACACCCCGCCGATGATGCCCAGCGACAGCCCGATGGGGACGTGGATGTCGAAGAAGACGATGAGCATCTTCATGCCCACGAAGCCGAGGATGGCGGCCAGTCCCATCTTGAGCAGGTGGAACTTGTCCATGAGGCTCGACACCACGAAGAAGAGCGAGCGCAGGCCGAGGATGGCGCACACGTTGGACGTGTAGACGATGAAGGCGTTCTGGCTGATGCCCAGCACGGCGGGGATCGAGTCCAGGGCGAAGAGCAGGTCCGTGGCCTCCACCACCATCAGCACCAGGAAGAGGGGCGTCACCTTGCGCCGGCCGTCCTCGATGGTGAAGAAGTGGCTGCCCTCGCCCTGGCGAGCCACCGGCAGCATGCGCCGCGACAGCTTCACGATGGCCGTCTGCTCGGGGTCCGCGGCGTCGTCGTCTTCCTTGGAGAAGGCCATCTTCGCCGCGGTGAAGACGAGGAAGGCGCCGAAGATGTAGAGCAGCCAGTGGAAGCGCTGGACGAGCGCGGTGCCGGCCAGGATGAGGGCGGCGCGCATGACGAACGCGCCCATGATTCCCCAGAAGAGCACCCGGTGCTGCACCTCTGGCGCCACCCGGAAGTAGGCGAACACCATGAGGAAGACGAAGAGGTTGTCCACCGAGAGCGCGTACTCGATGACGTAGGCCGTCACCCATTCGGTGGCCTGGGACGTCGTCCAGAAGCCCGAGTACCAGAGGCCTCCGCAGAAGAGCAGGCTGAGGACGATCCACACCACCGTCCACCCGCCCGCCTCCTTGGGCGACACCACGTGCTCCTTGCGGTGGAAGAGGCCCAGGTCCAGGGCCAGCATGGCCAGGACGAAGACGTTGAATCCCACCCAGAGCGCGGTTTGTGTGTTCACGGTGTGTTTCCCTGATCCGGCCGGAGACGCCGGGCTGCCCCCTCATACCGGGGCGGGAGACCCGACGTCGACAACCTTGAGCGGCTTGCTCCGGCGAGACGGCTATTCCGTCGCCGGGCGGCGTAGCACCACCAGGGCCCGGCCCGCCACCACCACGGCGCCACCGGCGGGCGTATGGGTGTGCAGGGACACGCGGGACTGGCCGGTGTCCACCACCTCTTCCCAGTCCGCGCCCCACTCGATGGCCGGGAGCTGGAAGGTGATGGGCTCGTGGTGGGCGTTCATCAGCACCAGGAGTGTGTCCCCGACGATGCGCTGGCCCTCGTCGTCCGGGGAGGCGATCGCATCTCCGCCCAGCAGGAAGGAGATGGAGCGCACGTAGGGCTTCTCCCAGTCCTCCTTCTTCATCTCCTGCCCGTCCGGACGGAACCAGGCCAGATCCTTCAGCTCGCTGTCCCAGATATGGGAGCCGCGGAAGAACTTGCGCTTGGTGAGCACCGGCTGCTCGCGGCGCAGCCGGCTCAGGAGGCAGGTGAAGTCCAGCAGCTTGCGCTGGGACTCGGAGAGGTTCCAGTCCACCCAGGAGATCGCGTTGTCCTGGCAGTAGGCGTTGTTGTTGCCGCGCTGGGTCCGGCCCATCTCGTCACCGGCCAGCAGCATGGGCACGCCCTGGGACAGGAAGAGCGAGGCGAGGAAGTTGCGCTTCTGCTGCTCGCGCAGCTCGTTGACGACGGGGTCCGCCGTCTCGCCCTCCACGCCGCAGTTCCACGAGTGGTTGTCGTTGGCCCCGTCCCGGTTCTCCTCCAGGTTGGCCTCGTTGTGCTTCTGGCTGTAGGTGACGAGGTCGTGCAGGGTGAAGCCGTCGTGGGCGGTGATGAAGTTGACGCTCGCGGTGGGCTTGCGGCCGCTCAGCGCGTACAGGTCCGACGAGCCGGTGAGCCGGTAGCCGATCTCCGCCGCCTGCCGGTCATCCCCCTTCCAGTAGCGGCGGATGGTGTCGCGGTACTTGCCGTTCCACTCGCTCCACACCACGGGGAAGTTGCCCACCTGGTAGCCGAAGTCGCCCACGTCCCAGGGCTCGGCGATGAGCTTCACGCGGCTGAGCACCGGATCCTGGTGCACCATCTGGAAGAAGGCGGCGCGGGTGTCGTAGCCGTACCGGTCGCGTCCCAGGGTGGTGGCCAGGTCGAAGCGGAAGCCATCCACGTGCATCACCTGCACCCAGTAGCGCAGGCTGTCCATGACGAGCTTGAGCGCGTAGGGGTGGGTGGCGTTCCACGAGTTCCCGGTGCCGGTGAAGTCCTGGTAGTAGCGCGGATCCTTGTCCAGCAGCCGGTAGTAGGCGGCGTTGTCCAGGCCCTTGAAGGACAGGGTGGGCCCGAGGTGGTTGCCCTCGCAGGTGTGGTTGTAGACGACGTCGAGGATGACCTCGATGCCGGCGCGGTGGAGCGCCTTCACCATGGACTTGAACTCGACGACCTGGCCGCCGCGCGAGCCGGAGGAGCTGAAGCGCGCGTCCGGGGAGAAATAGCCCAGGGTACTGTAACCCCAGTAGTTGGTGAGGCCCTTGTTGACGAGGAAGGGTTCATCCACGTGGGCGTGGATGGGCAGCAGCTCCACCGCGGTGACACCCAGCTTCGTGAGGTGCTCGAGGATGGCCGGGTGGCCCATGGCCGCGTAGGTGCCACGCAGGTGCTCGGGGATGGCCGGGTGCAGCTTCGTGAGGCCCTTCACATGGGCCTCGTAGATGAGCGTCCGGTTCCACGGCACGGAGGGAAGCCTGTCCCCCTCCCAGTCGTAGTCGTCGGTGATCACCACGGCCTTGGGCACGCCGGCGGCACTGTCGCGCGTGTCGAAGCTGAGATCCTGCTCCGACTCCCCGAGCGTGTAGGCGTAGACGGGGGCGGAGAAGTCCACCTGCCCGTGCAGGGCACGGGCGTAGGGGTCCACCAGCAGCTTATGCGGGTTGAAACGCAGACCGCGCCGGGGCTCGTAGGCGCCGTGGGCGCGCAAGCCGTAGAGGGTGCCCGTCTGCAGCCCCGGGATGAAGCCGTGCCACACGTGCTGCGTCTGCTCCGGCAGGACGTAGCGGCGCAGCTCCCGCGAGGGCTGCTCCGGATCGAAGATGCACACCTCCACCTTCCGCGCATGCTCGCTGAAGACGGCGAAGTTGACTCCATTACCAAGGTACGTGGCGCCCAGGGGATACGGCTTGCCCGGAAGCACCTCGGCCCGCTTCATCCATCGCTCCTCTCCAACAGCACCAGCGGGAAGCCCGCCAGCAGAGGAGCCAGGGGCAGCACCACGCTACCCGCCTGACGCCCCGGCCGGACTTCCCGCCCGGTGAACACGTCCCGGAACGTCATGCTGGCATAGGACTCGGGCAGATCCAGGGACGTTTCTTCATAGGCCCCCGTGAGCCCCCCGGGGGACTCCAGGGCGGAGAGGGTGTAACGCGGTGCGGCGGCGATGACGACGGAGCGCTCGTGCTCGCGGGAGAAGGCCACCACCGCGTCCGCGCGCGGGCCCACCAGGTTCAGGGCCCGGTAGCCCCCGTGGTGGAAGAGGGCCGCCTGGCGCCGGCGCAGGCGCAGGGACTCGGCCAGGACGAAGAGCTTGATGCGGCCGTCGTCCATGTCCGCCGCCAGCTGGGAGCACAGCCCGGGCCGGTTGTGCTCCGCCTCCCGGTCCAGCGCCTCCAGCAGCCGGGCCCTCAGGCCGTAGTCCACCGGCCGGCGGTTGTCGGGGTCCACCAGGGACAGATCCCACAACTCGCAGCCCTGGTAGGTGTCCACCACGCCGGGGGATATCGCCTTCAACAGCAACTGCCCGAGCGCGTTGTGCTGCCCGGCCCGCTCGATGCGGCGCTTGAAGGCCTGGAGATCCTCGAGGAAGACGCGGCTGCGGCTCTCGTCCAGGCAGGCCTCCACGTAGCGCGACACCCCCTCCTCGTAGGCGGGGTCCGGGTTGGTCCACGAGGTGTGGACCTTGGCCTCCTTGATGGCCTTGAGCATGTAGTCGCGGATGCGGTTGCGGAAGCCCGCCAACTCCTCCGAGGAGAGGGACGGCCCCATGGGCCAGGCCCCCACCACCGTCTGGTAGAAGAGGTACTCGTCATTGAGAGACGGAGCGACGCCATGGGGCAGCTCCGTGCGGTGGGCCCGCGTCAGCTGGGACCAGCGATCCACCCGCTGACGCCACTCCTCGGGCAGCTCGGTGAGGACGTTGATGCGCGCGCGCACGTCCTCGCTGCGCTTGGTGTCGTGCGTGCTGGTGGTGAGCATGCTCGCGGGCCAGTGCTCCGCGCGCTCCTGGTTGCGGGAGTGGAACACCTCGGCGGAGGTGCCGAACTGCTCCGGCTCCCCCCCCACCTCGTTGAGGGACACGAGCCGGTGGTAGACGTAGAAGACGGTGTCCTCCAGGCCCTTGGCCATCACCGGGCCCGTCACCTGCTGCACCTTCATGGCGAAGGCCAGCATCTCCGCCCGCTCGTGCGGCCCCAGGTGCTCCGGGTAGCGCCGCAACAGCACGTCCCCCAGGAAGTCGAAGATGCTGGCGTTGAGGGTGGCGTTGCGCGCCTTGGCGTGGCGCAGGGTGTCCCGGATGTAGCGCACGTCGCGCTCGTCCAGCTCCGGCCGCCAGTCGTCCACGTAGGTGCGGTAGACGGGGAAGAGCGCGATGAACTCCGCCAACGCCCGCCGCAGGCTGTTGAGCGTGAAGTCCCTCGTGCGCCGGTTCATCTCCGAGATGCGGTTGAGCCGGTGGGCGAGCATGTTCAGCTCGCTCGACATGAAGTCGCGCAGGATGAGGCGCTTCTTGTCGTAGACCAGCTCCTCGAAGTCCGGCGCCTCCTCGATGAAGCGGTGATACGTCTCCGTCAGCGGCGCCTCGGCGTCCGGCCGCACGAAGACGCCCCCCACCGCGTTGGCGAAGCGGTAGCCCGTGGTGCCATGCACCGCCCAGGCCTCCGGGATGCGCTCGCGGCCTCCCTGGATCTTCTCCACCGCCACGTAGAGCGCCTTGCGCAGCGGCGAGTCCACGCGGGCCCCCGCCTCGCCCTGCCAGCGCTCGCGCAGCCGCCGCTCCACCTCTGGCCACAGCTCCGCCCGCTCGGCGTGCTCGGCCTCGAAGACGGCTCGCGCCCGCTCCACGAAGTACTGCTCCTGCAGGTTGAGGAAGTAGGCCGTTGGATCATAGAGCCCGTCCGGGTGATCGATGCGCAGCCCGGTGACGCACCCCTGACGCAGCCAGTCGAAGATGCGCTGGTGGGCCTCGGCGAACACATCCG contains:
- a CDS encoding ABC transporter ATP-binding protein gives rise to the protein MIDVEGLTRYYGGHAAIRELSFRIGRGEVIGFLGLNGAGKTTTLKILGCVLLPTSGRAVIDGYDVVSHPHEVRQRIGYLPDTPPLYDEMEVGEFLAFVARLRGVSSREVSARVAEAEEKTGLRDVHDAPISSLSHGYRQRVGVAQALVHRPALLILDEPGSGLDPRQMVEMRSLIRGLRGAHTVLVSSHLLPEISQTCDRLLVIKDGELVAQGTEEELGQRLGGGGFIEVEVRGERTRVLAALEGMGPVRVMGEAEGVVTLRVEAPADLRPKVARAVVDAGLELLRLDRGVEKLESLFLRLTQAGEGSAT
- a CDS encoding TIGR01777 family oxidoreductase, whose translation is MGKSQLFEARSQMPVDAEAVFAWHAREGAFQRLTPPWEPVEVVEKQGDGIREGTRLVLRMRVGPVPLQWTARHTRYIPGSLFQDMQESGPFARWVHTHRMWNEAAGGAVLEDDVEYALPVGTLGRVFGGGYARHRLERMFAYRHAVTREDLRRHAAFAGHESLTVAVSGASGLVGSALVPFLTTGGHRVRRLVRGQPGAGEIVWAPGQGEMDLIALEGVDAVVHLAGAPIAESRWTPEYKALIRRSRIDGTRVLCESLARLARPPRVLVSASAMGFYGSRGDEVLTESSSSGEGFLADVTREWEAATAPAEQAGIRVVHLRLGVVLSARGGALAKMLHAFQAGGGGRLGNGKQWMSWVSLEDVIGLVHFALFSEGMRGPVNAVAPNPVRQEELAWTLGQVLSRPALFPLPATAVRALFGEMGQETLLVSSRVRPEVAENQGFTFLHPSLEQALRFTLGKTTEGPRFRHGLTRSPLG
- a CDS encoding L-threonylcarbamoyladenylate synthase encodes the protein METLRRGGVIALPTETVYGLAANCEDELAVRRVFAIKGRPATHPLIVHVARAEELPSWARHVPEEAWLLARAFWPGPLTLVLPRTSRATDAVTGGQDTVAVRVPHHPVALAVLDALGGGVAAPSANRFGRVSPTTAEHVRADLGDEVDLILDGGPCTVGVESTIVDLSGKEPAVLRPGGLAVEELERVLGREVPVRTSATVRVSGSLASHYAPRAGVVLSEPADVVARVEALRAQGRSVGVMGPASLTLPQGVPRYDVPEDPAGAARVLYTRLREADLQGHDVLVACLPRAEGLGIAVRDRLARAAAPRPPGT
- the hemH gene encoding ferrochelatase, giving the protein MTPARKGLLLINLGTPDAPETGAVRRYLREFLGDPRVVDIHPVGRWFLLNFIILPFRSPKSAHAYRTIWTEQGSPLMVHSRALEKAVAERLAGEYEVELAMRYGNPSLPDAVARLRARGVADFTVLPLYPQEAPSSSGSSLARTYEVLSEPWDVPNVRAVPAFHGHPAFLDAFAEVARPVISDARAEHVLFSFHGVPERHVRRTDASGSHCLASAGCCDALTEANRHCYRAQCFATARGLAKRLGLSPDGWSVSFQSRLGRTPWVQPYTDVVLPELAARGVKRLAVMCPAFVADCLETVEEVAIRGREQFLASGGESLTLVPSLNSHPAWVDAVVQLVRESEAVATSSPAAAAAPAVPNRAG
- the apaG gene encoding Co2+/Mg2+ efflux protein ApaG — its product is MSSVTTEGIRVTVKPSYWPERSAPESHQYAFMYTVEIINTGQDVAQLRSRHWIITDATGKVEEVKGEGVVGKQPRLGPGERFEYTSWAQLRTPFGSMRGSYTMERADGRQFEARIGEFALTQPHSLH
- a CDS encoding TerC family protein, translating into MNTQTALWVGFNVFVLAMLALDLGLFHRKEHVVSPKEAGGWTVVWIVLSLLFCGGLWYSGFWTTSQATEWVTAYVIEYALSVDNLFVFLMVFAYFRVAPEVQHRVLFWGIMGAFVMRAALILAGTALVQRFHWLLYIFGAFLVFTAAKMAFSKEDDDAADPEQTAIVKLSRRMLPVARQGEGSHFFTIEDGRRKVTPLFLVLMVVEATDLLFALDSIPAVLGISQNAFIVYTSNVCAILGLRSLFFVVSSLMDKFHLLKMGLAAILGFVGMKMLIVFFDIHVPIGLSLGIIGGVLVASIVASLIWPKVEAPEPPAQPAQPGRDREGANS
- the glgX gene encoding glycogen debranching protein GlgX is translated as MKRAEVLPGKPYPLGATYLGNGVNFAVFSEHARKVEVCIFDPEQPSRELRRYVLPEQTQHVWHGFIPGLQTGTLYGLRAHGAYEPRRGLRFNPHKLLVDPYARALHGQVDFSAPVYAYTLGESEQDLSFDTRDSAAGVPKAVVITDDYDWEGDRLPSVPWNRTLIYEAHVKGLTKLHPAIPEHLRGTYAAMGHPAILEHLTKLGVTAVELLPIHAHVDEPFLVNKGLTNYWGYSTLGYFSPDARFSSSGSRGGQVVEFKSMVKALHRAGIEVILDVVYNHTCEGNHLGPTLSFKGLDNAAYYRLLDKDPRYYQDFTGTGNSWNATHPYALKLVMDSLRYWVQVMHVDGFRFDLATTLGRDRYGYDTRAAFFQMVHQDPVLSRVKLIAEPWDVGDFGYQVGNFPVVWSEWNGKYRDTIRRYWKGDDRQAAEIGYRLTGSSDLYALSGRKPTASVNFITAHDGFTLHDLVTYSQKHNEANLEENRDGANDNHSWNCGVEGETADPVVNELREQQKRNFLASLFLSQGVPMLLAGDEMGRTQRGNNNAYCQDNAISWVDWNLSESQRKLLDFTCLLSRLRREQPVLTKRKFFRGSHIWDSELKDLAWFRPDGQEMKKEDWEKPYVRSISFLLGGDAIASPDDEGQRIVGDTLLVLMNAHHEPITFQLPAIEWGADWEEVVDTGQSRVSLHTHTPAGGAVVVAGRALVVLRRPATE
- the treY gene encoding malto-oligosyltrehalose synthase, yielding MGQAGVETLAGALYGRVRDELLARATPLSTYRLQLHKGFPFTAAREVVPYLARLGLTDVYCSPYLRATPGSTHGYDCVDHKQLNPEVGSPEEHAAFCSAVRAHGLGQVLDVVPNHMGIEAFNPLWFDVLENGPSSLYARFFDIDWSPVKDELEGKVLLPVLGDQYGVVLERGELKLGFRDGAFFVHYYDRTLPVAPRQYGRVLRRGLEELEGRLGAENTHLLELHSILTAIGHLPSRTETDRAKVVERNREKEVIKRRLAALAEACPEVADHISANVAAFNGTPGNPRSFDELGELLEGCSYRLAHWRVAGEEINYRRFFDINGLAAIRVEDPDVFAEAHQRIFDWLRQGCVTGLRIDHPDGLYDPTAYFLNLQEQYFVERARAVFEAEHAERAELWPEVERRLRERWQGEAGARVDSPLRKALYVAVEKIQGGRERIPEAWAVHGTTGYRFANAVGGVFVRPDAEAPLTETYHRFIEEAPDFEELVYDKKRLILRDFMSSELNMLAHRLNRISEMNRRTRDFTLNSLRRALAEFIALFPVYRTYVDDWRPELDERDVRYIRDTLRHAKARNATLNASIFDFLGDVLLRRYPEHLGPHERAEMLAFAMKVQQVTGPVMAKGLEDTVFYVYHRLVSLNEVGGEPEQFGTSAEVFHSRNQERAEHWPASMLTTSTHDTKRSEDVRARINVLTELPEEWRQRVDRWSQLTRAHRTELPHGVAPSLNDEYLFYQTVVGAWPMGPSLSSEELAGFRNRIRDYMLKAIKEAKVHTSWTNPDPAYEEGVSRYVEACLDESRSRVFLEDLQAFKRRIERAGQHNALGQLLLKAISPGVVDTYQGCELWDLSLVDPDNRRPVDYGLRARLLEALDREAEHNRPGLCSQLAADMDDGRIKLFVLAESLRLRRRQAALFHHGGYRALNLVGPRADAVVAFSREHERSVVIAAAPRYTLSALESPGGLTGAYEETSLDLPESYASMTFRDVFTGREVRPGRQAGSVVLPLAPLLAGFPLVLLERSDG